One genomic segment of Streptomyces sp. NBC_00239 includes these proteins:
- a CDS encoding molybdopterin oxidoreductase family protein, with protein MATPHTPTAPAQGPASDTATHCPYCALQCAMSLRPAPGGAVTVVERPDFPVNRGALCGKGRTAPALLSSRVRLTEPLIRSHATGALEPATWEEALDAVADGLARTGRAYGPDAVGVFGGGGLTNEKAYALGKFARVALGTSQIDYNGRFCMSSAAAGHQRAFGLDRGLPFPLEDIPRTGCVILVGSNLAETMPPALRYLTELKENGGTLIVVDPRRTRTAEQADLHLAPRPGTDLALALGLLHLVVAEGRTDEEFIAGRTTGWDEARAAAMAHWPELVERLTGVPVPKLREAVRMFCAPESAMVLTARGPEQQSKGTDTVSAWINLCLATGRAGRPLSGYGCLTGQGNGQGGREHGQKADQLPGYRKLTDPAARAHVAAVWGVDPDSLPGPGRSAYELLDALGGDVRALLLMGSNPVVSAPRASHIEERLRSLDFLAVADVVLSETAALADVVLPVTQWAEETGTTTNLEGRVLLRRRALTAPPGVRSDLEVLHGLAARLGHGKGFPTDPEEVFEELRRASRGGPADYSGIDYARIAAEDGVFWPCPEGAAGTPRLFLDRFATEDGRARFVAVAHRDAAEVPDAEYPLLLTTGRVVAQYQSGAQTRRVDELNAAAPGPYVELHPRLAERVGAVEGEPLVVVSRRGRAVAPARITDAIRADTVFMPFHWPGEGRANSLTNPALDPVSRMPEFKVCAVRIHPA; from the coding sequence ATGGCCACCCCGCACACCCCCACCGCCCCGGCACAGGGTCCCGCGTCCGACACCGCGACCCACTGCCCGTACTGCGCACTCCAGTGCGCGATGTCCCTGCGCCCGGCACCCGGCGGCGCCGTCACGGTGGTGGAGCGACCCGACTTCCCCGTCAACCGGGGCGCACTGTGCGGCAAGGGCCGCACCGCGCCGGCCCTGCTCTCCTCCCGGGTGCGCCTGACCGAGCCCCTGATCCGCTCCCACGCCACGGGCGCGCTCGAACCGGCCACTTGGGAGGAGGCCCTCGACGCCGTCGCCGACGGCCTCGCCCGCACGGGCCGCGCGTACGGCCCGGACGCGGTCGGCGTCTTCGGCGGCGGCGGTCTGACCAACGAGAAGGCCTACGCCCTCGGGAAGTTCGCGCGGGTAGCGCTCGGCACCTCGCAGATCGACTACAACGGCCGGTTCTGCATGTCCTCGGCGGCCGCCGGCCACCAGCGCGCGTTCGGGCTCGACCGCGGCCTGCCCTTCCCGCTGGAGGACATCCCCCGCACCGGCTGCGTGATCCTGGTCGGCTCCAACCTCGCCGAGACCATGCCGCCCGCGCTGCGCTACCTCACCGAGCTGAAGGAGAACGGCGGCACCCTGATCGTCGTCGACCCGCGCCGCACCCGCACGGCCGAACAGGCCGACCTGCACCTCGCCCCGCGCCCCGGCACCGACCTCGCGCTGGCGCTCGGCCTGCTGCACCTGGTGGTGGCCGAGGGCCGCACCGACGAGGAGTTCATCGCCGGCCGCACCACCGGCTGGGACGAGGCCCGGGCCGCCGCGATGGCCCACTGGCCGGAGCTGGTCGAGCGGCTCACGGGCGTGCCGGTGCCGAAGCTGCGCGAGGCCGTACGGATGTTCTGCGCGCCCGAGTCCGCAATGGTGCTCACCGCCCGCGGGCCCGAGCAGCAGTCCAAGGGCACCGACACCGTGAGCGCCTGGATCAACCTGTGCCTGGCCACCGGCCGGGCCGGCCGCCCGCTGTCCGGGTACGGCTGCCTCACCGGGCAGGGCAACGGGCAGGGCGGCCGCGAACACGGCCAGAAGGCCGACCAACTGCCCGGCTACCGCAAGCTCACCGACCCGGCGGCGCGGGCCCACGTGGCCGCCGTGTGGGGGGTGGACCCCGATTCCCTCCCGGGCCCCGGCCGCAGCGCGTACGAGCTGCTGGACGCGCTGGGCGGGGACGTACGGGCGCTCCTGCTGATGGGCTCCAACCCGGTGGTGTCGGCCCCGCGGGCCTCGCACATCGAGGAGCGGCTGCGGTCGCTGGACTTCCTCGCGGTGGCGGACGTCGTCCTGTCGGAGACGGCGGCGCTGGCGGACGTGGTGCTGCCGGTCACCCAGTGGGCGGAGGAGACCGGGACGACGACCAACCTGGAGGGGCGGGTGCTGCTGCGCCGGCGGGCGCTGACCGCGCCGCCCGGGGTGCGCAGCGACCTGGAGGTGCTGCACGGGCTGGCGGCCCGGCTCGGCCACGGCAAGGGCTTCCCCACCGACCCCGAAGAGGTCTTCGAGGAGCTGCGCAGGGCGTCCCGGGGCGGCCCGGCGGACTACTCCGGGATCGACTACGCGCGGATCGCCGCGGAGGACGGGGTGTTCTGGCCGTGCCCGGAGGGGGCGGCGGGCACGCCCCGGCTGTTCCTGGACCGGTTCGCCACCGAGGACGGGCGGGCCCGCTTCGTGGCGGTGGCGCACCGGGACGCGGCGGAGGTGCCGGACGCGGAGTACCCGCTGCTGCTGACCACCGGCCGGGTGGTGGCCCAGTACCAGTCCGGGGCGCAGACCCGCCGGGTCGACGAGCTGAACGCGGCGGCGCCCGGCCCGTACGTGGAGCTGCACCCGCGGCTCGCGGAACGGGTCGGCGCGGTGGAGGGCGAGCCGCTGGTGGTGGTGTCGCGGCGGGGGCGGGCCGTGGCGCCGGCCCGGATCACCGATGCGATTCGGGCAGACACGGTGTTCATGCCGTTTCACTGGCCGGGTGAGGGGCGGGCCAACTCCCTCACGAATCCGGCCCTCGACCCCGTGTCACGCATGCCGGAATTCAAAGTCTGCGCCGTCCGGATCCACCCGGCCTGA
- a CDS encoding SanA/YdcF family protein, translated as MAVCVLALLPSAWTHAVAGDRLRTTADAPVSDVAVVFGAGLWRGRPTPYLAHRLDAAAELYRAGRVKVVLVTGDNSRTEYDEPDAMRTYLTAHGVPADRVVSDHAGFDSWDSCVRAKKIFGVDRAVLISQGFHIRRAVALCQAAGVESYGVGVSEPLDATWYYGGAREVFAAGKAALDAVVKPDPHFLGPREEGVARALDRAAGPRP; from the coding sequence ATGGCCGTGTGCGTCCTCGCGCTGCTGCCCTCGGCCTGGACGCACGCCGTCGCCGGGGACCGGCTGCGGACCACGGCCGACGCGCCGGTCTCCGACGTGGCGGTGGTGTTCGGCGCGGGGCTGTGGCGCGGGCGCCCGACCCCGTACCTCGCGCACCGGCTGGACGCGGCGGCCGAGCTGTACCGGGCCGGGCGGGTGAAGGTGGTGCTGGTGACCGGCGACAACAGCCGTACCGAGTACGACGAGCCGGACGCGATGCGTACGTACCTCACCGCGCACGGGGTCCCGGCCGACCGGGTCGTCAGCGACCACGCGGGCTTCGACAGCTGGGACTCGTGCGTCCGGGCCAAGAAGATCTTCGGCGTGGACCGGGCGGTGCTGATCAGCCAGGGCTTCCACATCCGGCGGGCGGTGGCGCTGTGCCAGGCCGCGGGGGTCGAGTCGTACGGCGTCGGGGTGTCGGAGCCGCTCGACGCGACCTGGTACTACGGCGGCGCGCGCGAGGTGTTCGCCGCGGGCAAGGCGGCGCTGGACGCGGTCGTGAAGCCGGATCCGCACTTCCTCGGACCGCGGGAGGAAGGCGTCGCCCGCGCGCTGGACCGGGCGGCCGGCCCGCGGCCGTGA
- a CDS encoding NAD(P)/FAD-dependent oxidoreductase has protein sequence MVDAHRTFVIVGGGLAGAKAAETLRSEGFTGRVIMICDERDHPYERPPLSKGFLTGKEERDSVFVHEPAWYARADVELHLGQPAVHLDREAKTVRLGDGTLVHYDRLLLATGAEPRRLDIPGTDLAGVHHLRRLAHAERLRRVLAALGRDNGHLVIAGAGWIGLEVAAAARGYGAEVTVVEPEPTPLHSVLGPELGRIFADLHAEHGVRFHFGARLTEITGQDGMVLAARSDDGEEHPAHAVLAAIGAAPRTALAETAGLALVDRAHGGGIAVDASLRTSDPDVFAAGDVAAAHHPLLGTRLRVEHWANALNGGPAAARAMLGHDVSYDRVPYFFSDQYDVGLEYSGYAPPGSYDQVLIRGDAAKREFIAFWLSEGRVLAGMNVNVWDVTEHIQALIRSGSRPDPDALTDATVPLETLAAPAADR, from the coding sequence GTGGTCGACGCACACCGGACGTTCGTCATCGTCGGCGGAGGGCTGGCCGGGGCCAAGGCAGCCGAAACCCTCAGGTCGGAGGGGTTCACCGGCCGCGTGATCATGATCTGCGACGAGCGCGACCATCCCTACGAACGGCCCCCGCTGTCCAAGGGGTTCCTCACCGGCAAGGAGGAGCGCGACTCCGTCTTCGTGCACGAACCCGCCTGGTACGCGCGCGCCGACGTCGAGCTGCACCTCGGCCAGCCCGCCGTCCACCTCGACCGCGAGGCCAAGACGGTCCGGCTCGGCGACGGCACCCTCGTCCACTACGACCGGCTGCTCCTGGCCACCGGCGCCGAACCGCGCCGCCTGGACATCCCCGGCACCGACCTGGCCGGCGTGCACCACCTGCGTCGCCTCGCCCACGCCGAGCGGCTGCGCCGGGTGCTCGCCGCCCTCGGCCGCGACAACGGCCACCTGGTGATCGCCGGGGCCGGCTGGATCGGCCTGGAGGTGGCCGCGGCCGCCCGCGGCTACGGCGCCGAGGTCACCGTCGTCGAACCCGAGCCCACCCCGCTGCACTCCGTGCTCGGCCCCGAACTCGGCCGCATCTTCGCCGACCTGCACGCCGAGCACGGCGTCCGCTTCCACTTCGGCGCCAGGCTCACCGAGATCACCGGCCAGGACGGCATGGTCCTCGCCGCCCGCAGCGACGACGGCGAGGAGCACCCCGCGCACGCCGTGCTCGCCGCGATCGGCGCCGCCCCGCGCACCGCGCTCGCCGAGACCGCCGGGCTGGCCCTCGTCGACCGGGCGCACGGCGGCGGCATCGCCGTGGACGCCTCGCTGCGCACCTCCGACCCCGACGTCTTCGCCGCCGGCGACGTGGCCGCCGCCCACCACCCGCTGCTCGGCACCCGGCTGCGCGTCGAGCACTGGGCCAACGCCCTCAACGGCGGCCCGGCCGCCGCCCGCGCCATGCTCGGCCACGACGTCTCCTACGACCGCGTCCCCTACTTCTTCTCCGACCAGTACGACGTGGGCCTGGAGTACTCCGGCTACGCCCCGCCCGGCAGCTACGACCAGGTGCTCATCCGCGGCGACGCGGCCAAGCGCGAGTTCATCGCGTTCTGGCTGTCCGAGGGCCGGGTGCTCGCCGGCATGAACGTGAACGTGTGGGACGTCACCGAGCACATCCAGGCCCTGATCAGGTCCGGAAGCCGCCCGGACCCCGACGCGCTCACCGACGCGACGGTGCCGTTGGAGACCCTGGCCGCCCCGGCCGCCGACCGCTGA
- a CDS encoding class F sortase — MTGENRTARHCGLVALAACTGVWLIGYGLGSGREEPPQPPAAQSFAAAPEPGPGSARPGTGGRDPAPLPDSPPTRIRIPAIRVDAPLTGLGLRPDGRLEVPPPERRELAGWYRGGTAPGATGTAVVAGHVDHAGGRAVFYELGALRRGAAIEVTRGDGRTAVFTVDAVEVYGAKGFPDRKVYGPAARAELRVITCGGGFSPRTGYRGNVVVFAHLTGTY, encoded by the coding sequence ATGACCGGCGAGAACCGCACCGCCCGCCACTGCGGGCTCGTCGCGCTCGCCGCCTGCACCGGCGTCTGGCTGATCGGCTACGGGCTCGGGAGCGGCCGCGAGGAGCCCCCGCAGCCCCCTGCCGCGCAGTCCTTCGCCGCCGCCCCCGAACCCGGGCCCGGATCGGCCCGGCCGGGGACCGGCGGCCGCGACCCCGCACCGCTGCCCGACTCACCGCCGACCCGGATCCGGATCCCGGCCATCCGGGTGGACGCCCCGCTCACGGGCCTGGGACTGCGGCCCGACGGGCGGCTGGAGGTGCCGCCGCCGGAGCGGCGGGAGCTCGCCGGCTGGTACCGCGGCGGCACCGCCCCGGGCGCCACCGGCACCGCGGTCGTGGCCGGGCACGTGGACCACGCCGGCGGCCGGGCGGTCTTCTACGAGCTGGGCGCGCTGCGCCGGGGCGCGGCGATCGAGGTGACGCGCGGGGACGGCCGTACCGCCGTGTTCACCGTGGACGCGGTCGAGGTGTACGGCGCGAAGGGCTTCCCGGACCGCAAGGTGTACGGTCCGGCGGCGCGCGCCGAGCTACGGGTGATCACCTGTGGCGGCGGCTTCTCGCCGCGAACCGGCTACCGCGGGAACGTCGTGGTCTTCGCCCACCTGACCGGCACCTACTGA
- a CDS encoding sirohydrochlorin chelatase, with amino-acid sequence MPTLVAVAHGSRDPRALQTVTALLERIRELRPALTVRLGHIELNEPLLDDTLATLGVRGAPDAPRTPTAPATLTPPAAAAATAPDAVLVPVLLGRGHHVAHDLPRAAADAAATTGLRAAVAAPLGPHPLLVEALCDRLLETGWAPGDGAAVVLAAAGSRDPHSAADARSTARMLSERLGGIPVLPGYASAAAPTVPEAVRALAARGRHRIAVASYFTAPGRFAAQCAAAAPGPAAAPLGDHPALARLLLHRYDEALARPYASARREPVPA; translated from the coding sequence ATGCCCACCCTCGTCGCCGTCGCCCACGGCAGCCGGGACCCCCGCGCCCTCCAGACCGTGACCGCCCTGCTCGAACGGATCCGGGAACTGCGCCCCGCGCTGACCGTCAGGCTCGGCCACATCGAGCTGAACGAGCCGCTCCTCGACGACACCCTCGCCACCCTCGGCGTACGCGGTGCCCCGGACGCGCCGCGAACGCCGACGGCCCCGGCAACCCTGACCCCGCCCGCCGCCGCAGCCGCCACCGCCCCGGACGCCGTGCTCGTGCCGGTCCTGCTCGGCCGCGGCCACCACGTCGCCCACGACCTGCCCCGCGCCGCCGCCGACGCCGCCGCGACCACCGGCCTGCGCGCCGCGGTCGCCGCCCCGCTCGGCCCGCACCCCCTCCTCGTCGAGGCCCTCTGCGACCGCCTCCTCGAAACCGGCTGGGCCCCCGGCGACGGCGCCGCGGTGGTGCTCGCGGCCGCCGGCTCCCGCGACCCGCACTCCGCCGCCGACGCCCGCAGCACCGCCCGCATGCTCTCCGAGCGGCTCGGCGGCATCCCCGTCCTGCCCGGCTACGCCTCCGCCGCCGCGCCCACCGTCCCCGAGGCCGTCCGCGCCCTCGCCGCCCGCGGCCGCCACCGGATCGCCGTCGCCTCGTACTTCACCGCGCCCGGCCGGTTCGCCGCCCAGTGCGCCGCCGCCGCACCCGGCCCCGCCGCCGCGCCCCTGGGCGACCACCCGGCCCTCGCCCGGCTCTTGCTCCACCGCTACGACGAGGCGCTGGCCCGCCCGTACGCCTCCGCCCGCCGCGAGCCGGTCCCCGCCTGA
- a CDS encoding deoxyguanosinetriphosphate triphosphohydrolase yields the protein MEGSTAPEAPYDPSATERWAAEPDKRPGRTAFQRDRARVLHSAALRRLAGKTQVVTPGTRSYDWDASPRTRLTHSLECAQVGRELGAALGCDPDLVEAACLSHDMGHPPFGHNGEEVLNEFAKDCGGFEGNAQSLRLLTRLEPKRFVTDPDTGALTSVGLNLTRACLDAATKYPWARGDHPTDPDSVKFGAYEDDLPVFEWLRRGAPADRKCFEAQVMDWADDVAYSVHDFEDGLHAGHLDPNMLFAEPERTDIWRVAIGRYVPADTDPEELREALDRLMGEEWWPHGYDGSAVAQARLKDATSQLIGRFCLAAEGATREAFGAGRLTRYDAELVVPRAARNECAVLKAVADLYVMQREEQGRLRADQRIVLAELAEALHARAPEGLDPQFRALFDAAPDDKARKRAVIDQLASLTDASARTLHARLTTRRG from the coding sequence ATGGAAGGCAGCACCGCACCCGAAGCGCCCTACGACCCCTCCGCCACCGAACGATGGGCCGCCGAGCCCGACAAACGACCAGGCCGCACCGCCTTCCAGCGCGACCGCGCCCGCGTACTGCACTCCGCCGCGCTGCGCCGCCTCGCCGGAAAGACCCAGGTCGTCACCCCCGGCACGCGCTCCTACGACTGGGACGCCAGCCCCCGCACCCGGCTGACCCACTCGCTCGAATGCGCCCAGGTCGGCCGCGAACTCGGCGCGGCCCTCGGCTGCGACCCCGACCTCGTCGAAGCCGCCTGCCTCTCCCACGACATGGGCCACCCGCCCTTCGGACACAACGGCGAGGAGGTGCTCAACGAGTTCGCCAAGGACTGCGGCGGCTTCGAGGGCAACGCCCAGTCGCTGCGCCTGCTCACCCGCCTCGAACCCAAGCGGTTCGTCACCGACCCGGACACCGGCGCCCTGACCAGCGTCGGCCTCAACCTCACCCGCGCCTGCCTCGACGCGGCCACCAAGTACCCCTGGGCGCGCGGCGACCACCCCACCGACCCGGACTCCGTGAAGTTCGGCGCGTACGAAGACGACCTGCCAGTCTTCGAGTGGCTGCGCCGCGGCGCGCCCGCCGACCGCAAGTGCTTCGAGGCGCAGGTCATGGACTGGGCCGACGACGTCGCGTACTCCGTGCACGACTTCGAGGACGGCCTGCACGCCGGGCACCTCGACCCCAACATGCTGTTCGCCGAGCCCGAGCGCACCGACATCTGGCGCGTCGCCATCGGGCGCTACGTACCGGCCGACACCGACCCGGAAGAGCTGCGCGAGGCCCTCGACCGGCTGATGGGCGAGGAGTGGTGGCCGCACGGATACGACGGCTCGGCCGTCGCGCAGGCCCGCCTCAAGGACGCCACCAGCCAGCTCATCGGCCGGTTCTGCCTGGCCGCCGAGGGCGCCACCCGCGAGGCCTTCGGCGCCGGCCGCCTCACCCGCTACGACGCCGAGCTCGTCGTCCCGCGCGCCGCGCGCAACGAGTGCGCCGTCCTCAAGGCCGTCGCCGACCTGTACGTCATGCAGCGCGAGGAACAGGGTCGGCTCCGCGCCGACCAGCGCATCGTCCTGGCCGAACTCGCCGAGGCCCTCCACGCCCGCGCCCCCGAGGGGCTCGACCCCCAGTTCCGCGCCCTCTTCGACGCGGCACCCGACGACAAGGCCCGCAAACGCGCGGTCATCGACCAGCTGGCCTCCCTCACCGACGCCTCCGCCCGCACCCTGCACGCCCGCCTCACGACGCGCCGAGGGTGA
- the dnaG gene encoding DNA primase, with product MAGRINDDDVKAVRDAVPIDAVVSEYLQLRNAGGGNLKGLCPFHDEKSPSFQVSPSKGLYHCFGCQAGGDTLDFIMKIDHLSFSEAVERLAGTAGITLRYEEGGYTAGTSGRGERIRLVEAHKAAAQFYIDQLESPEAEIGRKFLAGRGFDQAAAAHFGVGYSPAGWDHLTRYLRGKGFSDKELITSGLAQDSRSGKPIDRFRGRLMWPIRDITGEVVGFGARKLRDDDNGPKYLNTPETAIYKKSQVLYGIDLAKKEIARTSRAVVVEGYTDVMACHLAGVTTAIATCGTSFGGDHIKILRRLLMDNATAEVIFTFDGDAAGQKAALRAFEDDQKFAAETSIAITPGGMDPCELRLAEGDAAVASLVESRTPLFEFALRHIVARHNLENPAGRAAALDEAAPVVAHIKNIAIQHESAVQLAGMLGVRDEQFVVKRVAQLARWARDRGGRGPQQPARGGSAYEKAAPAPARTPASGPALNLRSPAHRTERELLKLALQRPELVSPAFDAYGVDEFTAPPYATVRQAVQDAGGAAQGGDDYLARVRAAAPDDTVRALVTELAVEAIHAKNVDEAYAGVQLVQVRLRAVDRRVHDIQGAMARMGSNAPADQLAAVQNELWVLQQYGQSLRNKGAAAL from the coding sequence GTGGCAGGCAGGATCAACGACGACGACGTGAAGGCGGTACGGGACGCGGTCCCGATCGACGCCGTGGTCTCGGAGTACCTCCAGCTCCGCAACGCCGGCGGCGGCAACCTCAAGGGCCTCTGCCCCTTCCACGACGAGAAGTCCCCGTCCTTCCAGGTCAGCCCCAGCAAGGGGCTCTACCACTGCTTCGGCTGCCAGGCGGGCGGGGACACCCTCGACTTCATCATGAAGATCGACCACCTCTCCTTCTCGGAGGCGGTCGAGCGGCTGGCCGGCACGGCCGGCATCACCCTGCGCTACGAGGAGGGCGGCTACACCGCCGGCACCAGCGGCCGCGGCGAACGCATCCGCCTGGTCGAGGCGCACAAGGCCGCCGCGCAGTTCTACATCGACCAGCTGGAGAGCCCCGAGGCGGAGATCGGCCGCAAGTTCCTCGCCGGCCGCGGCTTCGACCAGGCCGCGGCCGCGCACTTCGGCGTGGGCTACAGCCCGGCCGGCTGGGACCACCTCACCCGCTACCTGCGCGGCAAGGGATTCAGCGACAAGGAACTGATCACCTCCGGTCTCGCCCAGGACAGCCGCAGCGGCAAGCCGATCGACCGGTTCCGCGGCCGCCTCATGTGGCCGATCCGCGACATCACCGGCGAGGTCGTCGGCTTCGGCGCGCGCAAGCTCCGCGACGACGACAACGGCCCCAAGTACCTCAACACCCCCGAGACCGCGATCTACAAGAAGTCGCAGGTCCTCTACGGCATCGACCTCGCGAAGAAGGAGATCGCCCGCACCAGCCGGGCGGTCGTCGTCGAGGGCTACACCGACGTCATGGCCTGCCACCTGGCCGGCGTCACCACCGCCATCGCCACCTGCGGCACCTCCTTCGGCGGCGACCACATCAAGATCCTGCGGCGGCTCCTCATGGACAACGCCACCGCCGAGGTGATCTTCACCTTCGACGGCGACGCGGCCGGCCAGAAGGCCGCCCTGCGGGCCTTCGAGGACGACCAGAAGTTCGCCGCCGAGACCTCCATCGCGATCACCCCGGGCGGCATGGACCCCTGCGAGCTGCGCCTCGCCGAGGGCGACGCGGCGGTCGCCTCCCTGGTGGAATCCCGCACCCCGCTCTTCGAGTTCGCCCTGCGCCACATCGTGGCCCGGCACAACCTGGAGAACCCGGCGGGCCGGGCCGCCGCCCTCGACGAGGCCGCGCCGGTCGTCGCCCACATCAAGAACATCGCCATCCAGCACGAATCCGCCGTCCAGCTCGCGGGCATGCTCGGCGTCCGCGACGAGCAGTTCGTCGTCAAGCGGGTCGCCCAGCTCGCCCGCTGGGCCCGCGATCGCGGCGGCCGGGGCCCGCAGCAGCCCGCCCGCGGAGGCTCCGCGTACGAGAAGGCCGCGCCGGCACCGGCCCGCACGCCGGCGTCCGGGCCCGCCCTCAACCTGCGCAGCCCCGCCCACCGCACCGAGCGCGAGCTGCTCAAACTCGCCCTGCAGCGCCCCGAACTGGTCTCGCCCGCCTTCGACGCGTACGGCGTGGACGAGTTCACCGCGCCCCCGTACGCGACGGTCCGCCAGGCCGTCCAGGACGCGGGCGGCGCCGCCCAGGGCGGCGACGACTACCTCGCCCGGGTCCGCGCGGCCGCCCCCGACGACACCGTCCGCGCCCTGGTCACCGAGCTGGCCGTGGAGGCCATCCACGCCAAGAACGTGGACGAGGCCTACGCGGGCGTCCAGCTGGTCCAGGTCCGGCTGCGCGCCGTCGACCGCCGCGTCCACGACATCCAGGGCGCCATGGCCCGGATGGGCTCGAACGCCCCCGCCGACCAGCTGGCCGCCGTCCAGAACGAACTCTGGGTCCTCCAGCAGTACGGCCAGTCCCTCCGCAACAAGGGCGCCGCCGCCCTGTAG
- a CDS encoding sulfite exporter TauE/SafE family protein, which produces MPEISLTVLIVLCLAAAAAGWVDAVVGGGGLILLPALLLGLPSGTGPLYALGTNKAVAVVGTTGAAVTYARKAPVDVKNAVRIGLAALAGSVAGATCAGLLSKDALRPLIMCVLLLVAGFVIFKPAFGTAPAAGPAGPRRILAAVLLAGVGIGFYDGMIGPGTGTFLVLTLTAVLHLDLVTASGTAKIVNVCTNVGALAMFAYQGYVLWQLAALMALFNLAGAMAGARTALKKGSGFVRWVLLSVVCALVVKLGLEQWAAA; this is translated from the coding sequence TGCTGATCGTCCTGTGCCTCGCCGCCGCGGCCGCGGGCTGGGTGGACGCGGTGGTCGGGGGCGGCGGGCTGATCCTGCTGCCCGCGCTGCTGCTCGGACTGCCGTCCGGCACCGGCCCGCTGTACGCGCTCGGCACCAACAAGGCCGTGGCGGTGGTCGGCACCACGGGCGCGGCCGTCACCTACGCCCGCAAGGCGCCCGTCGACGTGAAGAACGCGGTCCGCATCGGGCTGGCCGCACTCGCCGGCTCGGTGGCCGGCGCGACCTGTGCCGGGCTGCTCTCCAAGGACGCCCTGCGCCCGCTGATCATGTGCGTGCTGCTGCTCGTCGCCGGGTTCGTGATCTTCAAACCGGCCTTCGGGACCGCTCCCGCGGCCGGTCCCGCCGGGCCCCGCCGGATCCTCGCCGCGGTCCTGCTCGCCGGGGTCGGCATCGGCTTCTACGACGGCATGATCGGGCCCGGCACCGGCACCTTCCTGGTGCTCACCCTGACCGCCGTGCTCCACCTCGACCTGGTGACCGCCTCCGGCACCGCCAAGATCGTCAACGTCTGCACCAACGTCGGCGCGCTCGCGATGTTCGCGTACCAGGGATACGTGCTGTGGCAGCTCGCCGCGCTGATGGCGCTGTTCAACCTGGCCGGCGCGATGGCCGGGGCCCGCACCGCCCTGAAGAAGGGCAGCGGCTTCGTCCGCTGGGTGCTGCTCTCCGTGGTCTGCGCGCTCGTGGTCAAGCTGGGGCTGGAGCAGTGGGCGGCGGCGTAG
- a CDS encoding gamma-glutamylcyclotransferase family protein: MTPVDRPSTPSAGPELPFFVYGTLRPGEVNHDLFLRGRTAAEVPARLPDAVLYDGPGYPYAVQRAGGEVVGELVTPAPGRHPELLAELDRLEEYYGPGLVRNLYERVVRRVLLADGGAVEAWVYLAAPSLARRLTTTATPIPTGNWLHPRP; this comes from the coding sequence GTGACACCGGTCGACCGGCCGTCCACCCCGAGCGCCGGGCCCGAGCTGCCGTTCTTCGTCTACGGGACGCTGCGCCCGGGCGAGGTCAACCACGACCTGTTCCTGCGCGGGCGCACCGCCGCCGAGGTCCCGGCCCGGCTGCCGGACGCGGTGCTGTACGACGGGCCCGGCTACCCGTACGCGGTGCAGCGGGCCGGGGGAGAGGTCGTCGGGGAGCTGGTCACGCCGGCCCCCGGGCGGCATCCGGAGCTGCTCGCCGAGCTGGACCGGCTGGAGGAGTACTACGGGCCGGGGCTGGTGCGGAACCTCTACGAGCGGGTCGTGCGGCGGGTCCTTCTCGCGGACGGCGGCGCGGTCGAGGCGTGGGTGTATCTGGCCGCCCCGTCGCTGGCCCGCCGCCTCACCACCACCGCCACCCCCATCCCCACCGGCAACTGGCTCCACCCCCGCCCTTGA